One Corynebacterium yudongzhengii DNA window includes the following coding sequences:
- a CDS encoding MetQ/NlpA family ABC transporter substrate-binding protein, with amino-acid sequence MKFQKIIGGLAAVSLSATTLVACGADGGGEPGEGGPIRIGSTDTNMREWDVFADLAEEEGIDIEIVDFSDYNTPNDALAQDQIDVNKFQHLQFLSEYNVGSNADLTPISATEIYPLALFWQGHDSLDGIEGEEIAIPNDSTNQGRAINVLVQAGLVTLREDGLINPTPADIDEEASDVTVTPVDAAQTAAVYQEGNPAVINNSFLERAGIDPKEAIFQDDPSNEEAEPYINVWVTTPDNADNEEIHRLAELWKDPAVEEAVLESSGGTAVPVDRSQEELQEILDRLESEAQ; translated from the coding sequence ATGAAGTTTCAGAAGATCATCGGCGGCCTGGCTGCCGTTTCCCTGAGCGCCACCACCCTCGTCGCCTGCGGTGCCGACGGCGGCGGAGAGCCCGGCGAAGGCGGCCCGATCCGCATCGGCAGCACCGATACCAACATGCGCGAGTGGGATGTCTTCGCGGATCTTGCCGAGGAAGAGGGCATCGACATCGAGATCGTCGACTTCTCCGACTACAACACCCCGAACGACGCCCTGGCGCAGGACCAGATCGACGTCAACAAGTTCCAGCACCTGCAGTTCCTCTCCGAGTACAACGTCGGCTCGAACGCCGATCTGACCCCGATCTCCGCCACCGAGATCTACCCGCTGGCACTGTTCTGGCAGGGCCATGACTCGCTCGACGGCATCGAGGGCGAAGAGATCGCCATCCCGAACGACTCCACCAACCAGGGCCGCGCCATCAACGTCCTCGTCCAGGCCGGCCTGGTCACCCTGCGCGAAGACGGCCTCATCAACCCGACCCCGGCGGATATCGACGAAGAGGCCTCCGACGTCACCGTCACCCCGGTCGACGCCGCCCAGACCGCCGCCGTCTACCAGGAGGGCAACCCGGCCGTCATCAACAACTCCTTCCTCGAGCGCGCCGGCATCGACCCTAAGGAGGCCATCTTCCAGGATGACCCGTCCAACGAGGAGGCCGAGCCCTACATCAACGTCTGGGTGACCACACCGGATAACGCGGACAACGAGGAGATCCACCGCCTGGCTGAGCTGTGGAAGGACCCGGCCGTCGAGGAGGCCGTGCTCGAGTCCTCCGGCGGCACCGCCGTGCCCGTCGACCGCTCCCAGGAGGAGCTCCAGGAGATCCTCGACCGACTCGAGTCTGAGGCTCAGTAG
- a CDS encoding methionine ABC transporter ATP-binding protein produces MAGTRIEFRGVTKDFGDVRAVDNVTLTVEPGEILGVIGYSGAGKSTLVRLINGLDSATGGELLLDGTDVVGKSEKQLRAIRREIGMIFQQFNLFDSRSAAGNIEYPLQISGVKNRKERVEELLKFVGLAERGKSYPEQLSGGQKQRVGIARALAREPRLLLADEATSALDPETTQEVLALLRKVNEELGITIVVITHEMEVVRSIADKVAVMENGRVVEYGTVYEVFSHPQTAVAQRFVATSLRNTPDAVETQELLAKPGRFFTVNLTEESGFFDAIAPLRDAGVSINVVHGGITTLQEQSFGKVTVQLNGDDAAIDRFHKDMATRTEIEELSR; encoded by the coding sequence GTGGCCGGCACGCGCATCGAGTTCCGCGGAGTCACGAAGGACTTCGGCGACGTCCGCGCCGTCGACAACGTCACCTTAACCGTCGAGCCCGGCGAAATCTTGGGCGTCATCGGCTACTCGGGCGCTGGCAAGTCCACCCTGGTGCGGCTTATCAACGGCCTGGATTCCGCCACCGGCGGCGAGTTGCTTCTCGACGGCACCGACGTCGTCGGCAAGTCAGAAAAGCAGCTGCGCGCCATCCGCCGGGAGATCGGCATGATCTTCCAGCAGTTCAACCTCTTCGACTCGCGCTCCGCGGCCGGCAACATCGAATACCCGCTGCAGATTTCCGGAGTGAAGAACCGCAAAGAGCGCGTCGAGGAGCTCTTAAAGTTCGTCGGTCTCGCCGAGCGCGGCAAGAGCTACCCCGAGCAGCTCTCCGGTGGCCAGAAGCAGCGCGTGGGCATCGCCCGCGCCTTGGCCCGCGAGCCGCGGCTTTTGCTTGCCGACGAAGCCACCTCCGCCCTCGACCCAGAAACCACCCAAGAGGTGCTAGCGCTTTTGCGCAAGGTCAATGAGGAGCTCGGCATCACGATCGTCGTGATCACCCACGAGATGGAGGTGGTGCGCTCCATCGCCGACAAGGTCGCCGTCATGGAAAACGGCCGCGTCGTCGAATACGGCACCGTCTACGAGGTCTTCTCCCACCCGCAGACCGCGGTGGCGCAACGCTTCGTCGCCACGAGCCTGCGCAACACCCCCGATGCGGTAGAGACCCAGGAGCTGCTCGCCAAGCCGGGGCGCTTCTTCACCGTCAACCTCACCGAGGAATCCGGCTTCTTCGACGCCATCGCCCCCTTGCGTGACGCCGGAGTGAGCATCAACGTCGTCCACGGTGGCATCACCACCCTGCAGGAACAGTCCTTCGGCAAAGTCACCGTCCAGCTCAACGGCGACGACGCCGCCATCGACCGCTTCCACAAGGACATGGCCACCCGCACCGAGATTGAGGAGCTCTCCCGATGA